ACCGTTCCTACAAATTCCCCAGAGGATTGCATAAAGACTTGCAACCCTAGCAAATCTAACACATGAAATTCACCTTCTGCCAATTCCGGGCGATCGCTCACAGGCACGAAAAACCGACAATCACGCATATTTTCAGCTTGATGGCGATCGCTCACTCCCTTTAATTTAATCACATAAAGATTCTTATTCTCAATATATCGCCCATTTAATAACTCCACAGTTTCAAGTTCCGTTTCCCCAGGACGTAACAACCAGCGTTTTCCCGGTTCTTCAAAGCGTTCAGGAAAATCCGTATTAGGATAAACCCGCAACTCCCCAGTTAAACCTTGAGGTGAGACAATTTTGCCAATTTCCAACCAATCATCGAGATTGGGAATTGGGGACTGGGGACTGGGGACTGGGGACTGGGGACTGGGGACAGGTGATTTTTGACTTTTTCCCCCTGCTCCCTGCTCCCTGCTCCCTTGCTTCTTCTTCGTGTTCTTTGCGTCTTCGTGGTTCATTTTCTTACACACTCACAGCCGCAACTTGATAAACCCGTTCAGCAACTTTTGCTAAACGCTGCATACCAATAGTAATTTCCTCATCACTACCAGTTAAACTGATTCGCAGACATTGGTGTTTGTGTTCCCAGTCCTCCTTTAAACCAGGGAAGAAACTACTACCAGGAACAACAATCACACCCACTTTCTTTAATTCCTGGTAAAATTCCCAATCAGTCATGGGTAAATCTTGCAACCACAACCAGCCAAAAATCGCCCCTTCACCACGATGTAAGAACCAGGGTATATTCTTAGGCATTGCTGCTTCTAGGGTACTTTCTAAGACATCAAACTTTTGCTGATAGAAAGGACGAATCACATTTTCCGCGATATTTGCTAATGTACCTGATTCTATCGCTCTTGCTGCGATCGCTTGACCATATCGAGAAGAATGAATTCCCACATTAGTTTGGAAACATTCCAAAACTTGAATTAGGTTTTCATCTCCAATGGCTACCCCAATCCGTTCTCCAGGCAAACCTGCTTTTGATAAACTCATACAGTGGAGAATATTTTCCCCAAATACCGGAGTCATTTCTGTAAAATTCAAAGCTGGGAAAGGAGGTGCATAAGCCGAGTCTATTAACACAGGTACATGATGCGGTGCTGCTAAATCCGTGATTTTATTCACTTCATCATTAGTTAAAACATTACCTGTTGGATTACAGGGACGGGAAAAGATCACACAACCAGTATTCTCTGTAATCGAGAGTTGGTTAAAATCAGGGCGATATTTAAATCTGTGTGCGGCTGCATCAATATCTAGAGTAGGCTTATAAGCAACCAAAGCCTCTGGAAATAAACAAACACCACCGTAACCAGTATAATCTGGACTTAAGGGCAGGACAATTTCCTTCAAACCGCCATTTTCAGTATAGCCACCAAAAGCGTTAGCGGCATAAAAATAGATAGTTTGACTACCCGCAGTAATTAAAATATTCCGCTCAGTTAAACTTAACCCATAACGCTGGTTAAAATCCTGAACAATCGCCTCAATTAGTGGTGAATAACCTTGACTAGAACCATAACGACAAACAACTTCACCATATTCAGAACTAGCTAATAAATCTGCCGTACAATCCCGCCATAACTGTTCTACCTCTGGTAAAATCAACGGATTGCCAGCGCTTAAATTATATAATTCCTGTCCCTTACTAGCTCTGAGGGTTTCGTTAATATCTTTCATAATCGCTCTTACGCCAGTTAAGTTGGACATTTGAGCGCCAATTTTCGTAAGGGCAGGTTTTATCATGTTTGTTATAGACTGAATTAATCGCAAAAGTGGATAAGTGATTGGGTGGTTGCAGCTAAGACAAAATTTATTATAGTTGCCAAAACAGCGAATACCTTTAACCAATCTAAACTAATGAATGCGATTTTAACAAAATCTGATAGTTAATAAAGCCCCACCGATGAAAGTGGGGGGTTTCTCATGTGATAGATACTAATGTACTATACAGAGAATAATTTGACAAGTAATTAAAAATTCTCCTCTGTAGCGACTCTGCGCCTCTGCGTGAGATAAAATTACCTAAATTCCCAAAGGAGAACCAAATGGAAGTCAAAGCAGCAGTAGCTTACACCCCAGGTAAACCCCTGACAATTGAAACCGTACAATTAGCACCACCACAAGCAGGGGAAGTATTAATTGAGATTAAAGCCAGTGGGGTTTGTCATACTGATGCTTTTACCCTTTCCGGTGATGATCCTGAAGGCTTATTTCCGGCAATCTTAGGACATGAAGGCGCTGGTATAGTTATTGAAGTGGGGGCTGATGTCAAAAGTCTTAAACCTGGAGATCATGTAATTCCTTTATACACGCCTGAATGTCGGCAATGTGATTATTGCTTAAGCTTCAAAACCAATCTCTGTCAAGCAATTCGCGGCACACAAGGACAGGGTTTAATGCCTGATGGTACTAGCCGTTTTAGTATTGGTGGCGACAGGATTCACCATTATATGGGTACATCCACCTTCGCTAATTATACGGTATTGCCAGAAATCGCCGTTGCCAAAATTCGGGAAGATGCGCCTTTCGATAAAGTTTGTTATATCGGTTGTGGTGTGACAACAGGAATTGGTGCAGTTATATATACAGCTAAAGTAGAACCAGGCGCAAACGTGGTAGTTTTCGGTTTGGGTGGAATTGGTTTAAATGTGATCCAAGGAGCGCGAATGGTGGGCGCAAATAAGATTATTGGTGTGGATATTAATCCCAAAAAACGCGAACTAGCTGAAAAATTTGGGATGACACATTTTGTCAATCCTCAAGAAGTTGCAGGTGATTTAGTTCCTTATTTGGTAGATTTAACAAAAGGTGGTGCTGATTATTCCTTTGAATGTATTGGTAACGTTAATACCATGCGTCAAGCATTAGAATGTTGTCATAAAGGTTGGGGTGTGAGTGTGATTATTGGTGTGGCTGGTGCGGGTAAAGAAATCAGCACTCGTCCCTTTCAATTAGTAACTGGAAGAGTTTGGAAAGGTTCGGCTTTTGGTGGTGCAAGAGGGCGGACAGATGTACCGAAAATAGTAGATTGGTATATGGATGGAAAGATTAATATTGATGATTTAATTACTCATGTGATGCCGATTGAAAGGATTAATGATGCTTTTGATTTGATGCATAGGGGGGAATCTATTCGGAGTGTGGTGACTTTTTAGGTTTTATGGCTCACGCAAAGGCGCAAAGGCGCAAAGGAAGAAAGAAGTTATAATTAATCCAAGGTTACTAGGTTTTAATTATGCAGACACAAAAGGCGAAAGAATCCGCTGTAAACCTGAATGATCATCTTTATGAAACTGATTTTTACGCCTGGACTCAACAACAGGCTAATTTATTACTTTATCAGCAATGGCATCAAGTTGATTTAGATAATTTAATTGACGAAGTTGAATCTTTGGGGAGAAAGGAACGCCAAGAATTGAGAAATCGTCTGAGTGTTTTAATTGGACATTTACTCAAGTGGGAATATCAATCATTAAAACGGAGTCGAGCGTTGCTGAATAAAGTATGAAATTGGAAAATTTAACCTTTGCAACCTTAATTCTTTGCGCCTTTGCGCCTTTGCGTGAGACATATTCATAAGAATACTCGGTAAGTGGGAAACTCACTGGCTTTAGCCCTGAGAGGGAAACGACACGAGCGGTTTTAACCACTGTGGATATTAAAATTGAAACCAGATTTTTGATTGGAATCTGGAAACCAACTCCCATTTCTGGGGTAATGTTAGCCTCGACCTGTTATAAGAGCTTGTTAGGCTTGCAACACTGTTCCAGTGACCTTAGAACTGTTTAATCACAAGCGACAGAGCAGGGAACTGGCTACGCATTCGGTGGGTGTCGTGACTCAAATAACGGCTACCCTTAGACTAAGCTTAGGGTGGTCTGGTCAGTACGGCTTGCTTGATTACTCTTGCAAGCCCAGTCCCTTTAGGGCTGGGTTACTGACTCTCCCAACTTTTCAAACAACTTCGCTAACATCACATTAGAAAATATAAAACCATCGGGATCGCTAAAATGCAACCTATCCCCAACAATCTTTACCCAACCCTGAGCAAAGTATGGTTGCAAACAGCTTTGAATTCTCTCAACTTGATGGTTGCCAAAGTTTGTTGCTAAGGAATTTAAACTGATTCCTTCGGCTAACCGTAACCCTAACATGAGAGTTTCTAACAAAACATCTGCCTTTGGTGTGACTTCACAATCAATCACAGCACCGTTTTTTAACCATTGGTAATATTCCTGGGTTTTGCGGGGACGGGTGAAGCGTTTACCATAAATATAGCTGGCTGCACCCATACCAAAGCCATAATAGGGGCGATTTTGCCAATAAACTCGATTATGCTGGCATTGATGTCCTGGTTGGGCATAATTGGAAATTTCGTAATGTTCGTACCCGGCATCAGTTAAGGTTTTTTGCCCCAATTGATACATTTTGACTGTGGTTTCATCTGTGGGTAAGGGATGATCTCCCGGTTTGTAATAACGATTGAAGGCTGTTCCTGGTTCAATGGTCAGGTCATAGATGGAAATGTGAGTTGGTGTGGCTGCTACTGCTTGGGTTAGGGAATCTTGCCATTGTTCTAAAGATTGATGCGGTAAGCCAGAAATCAAGTCTAAGCTAAATTCGGGAATCTCGACCTTGTGGATTAACTCTATAGCTGTAAAAATATCTACAAGGGAATGCGATCGCCCAGCAGTTTTTAACAATTCTTCTTGGAAAGCTTGGACACCCAAACTAACACGATTTACTCCTAAACTGCGATAACCAGCGATATGTGCGAAATCAAACGTCCCTGGGTCAATTTCCATGGAGATCTCTACCTTAGAGGCAATGCCAAATCGCTGTTCTAAGGTTGTCAATATAGATTGCAACTGTGCTGTAGATAATAACGAAGGAGTACCACCACCAAAAAAAATTGTTTCTAAAGGTTGACCATAAATTGGCGCAATTCTGATTTCCTGACATAAAACTTCAACATATTCGGCAATTGTCCCAGAATTTTCACCCCGTGAGCGATCGCCCACTACAAATACCGGAAAATCGCAATAAAAACATCGTCGCCGACAAAAGGGAATATGTACATAAGCAGAACTGGGAATCCCCCAACCAACGTCTTTTTGAATCATTCTGATCAATAGTGAAGTTAATTTGATTTGACTGTTAAAAATAATGAAAATGAGGAGTTGGTTTACAACTTTTTATCCTTTTTCCCTAAAAATAAAAATAATATGCGATAAAAACCCTTTAGTTATAATGTTGGCATATTCTGTCTGCCTAAACAGCTAAGATCATTCCATCACTAAAAAGGACTCAAACAAGCATACTTTACTCTATCGAATAAATATCGTTGTAGGAACACAACACAACCATGCTGGATGTCATTATTATTCTCTCATTTATCTTGGCAGCGGCGGGGATAGGTTATTTCAGCACCGACCTACTCCCACCAGGTACTCTCACTGGAGTTACCAATTTAGATGCCTTACGCTTAATTCTAGCCGTCTTTGCTGCCATTATTGGTGGTGCAGTCGGGGTGAGTTTCCAGACTACATACCGCCGTCTAGAGTCACAAGTCCGGGAAATGCCCCTAGAAGTCATCTTAACCCGTGCTATTGGCTTAGTAATTGGGCTACTACTTGCCAATCTGATGTTAGCCCCGCTATTTTTATTACCCATTCCCACAGATTTTGGTTTTATTAAACCTCTTGTCGCCGTTGTTGGTAGTATTATCCTCTCTGTTACAGGGATGAATTTGGCAGATACTCACGGACGAGGTTTGTTAAGATTAATTAACCCCAGTACTGTCGAAAGCATGGTTGTGGAAGGAACTCTCAAACCTGCCAACACCAAAGTTTTAGATACTAGCTGTATTATAGACGGACGGATTGAAACATTACTAGAAACGGGATTTCTAGAAGGGTTAATTCTTGTCCCCCAATTTGTTTTACAAGAATTACAACAAGTAGCTGATGCTAGTAAAGACCAAAAACGGGTGAGAGGAAGAAGAGGACTAGAAATTCTTAACCGCATTCGAGAAACTTACCCAGAACGGATTTTAATTAACCCTGTAGACTATGAAGACACTTCTACTGTTGATGCTAAATTAGTCCGTTTTGCTCAAGAAATCAATGGCACATTACTTACCAATGATTACAATTTATCTAAAGTCGCCAGTGTACAAAAAGTCCCAGTTTTGAATGTTCACGATTTAGTAAATGCCGTCCGTCCGACCTATTTACCGGGTGATAATCTTGATTTGAAAATTCTCAAAGAAGGAAAAGAACCAACTCAAGGAATTGGCTATTTAGATGATGGCACAATGGTAGTAGTTGAAGAAGGTAGAGGTTATGTCGGTGGTGAATTGCGAGTAGTAGTTACCAGTGCTTTACAAACTTCTGCTGGAAGGATGATTTTTGCCAAACCCCAAGCTTCCGCATTAGCCTAAGGAATATGGCACGGAAAATTAGAGTTAAATTATGTAAATCGGTGTGGGAAAACTGCACCGATTTTGTTGATTAAGCTGAATGCTTGTATTTGGCTGATCAATCTCAAACAGGGTATTGTTATCTAATTAATATTAGAATACGAATAGTAGTTGGTAAATAAATTTAGATATGAAGACCATCTTATCAAGTGAAAAAGCATTTATTATTCGGACTGAGCGAGGACTCACAATTGCGGGAACGCGCATCACCCTTTATGATGTAATAGATTTGATCAAGGCTCAGTATCCTCCGAAGTTAATTCGAGATAAATTCAATCTCACAGATGAACAAATTAGTGCAGCTTTATCTTACATTGACACAAATCATACTCAGGTAGAAGCTGAATATCAAGAAGTTCTACAAACTAGAGAAGAAATTTATCAATACTGGGAAGAACGTAACCGCGAACACTTTGCAAAAATGGCAGCAAAACCACAAAAGCCCGAAAAACAGGCTCTTTGGGCGAAACTTGAGGAGCAGAAAGCCCAACGTACCTCAATAAAGCCATGATATTTTTAGTGGATTACAATCTTGATGGATACGCTGTAGTTTTGCTGGGAATCTTGGCGAAAAACGGTTGGCTTGAGTTACTATCTATTCGTTTTGTCACATTTCGAGAAGCGGATTTATCAATGGATAGTAATGACCGCGCAGTTTGGTGTTATGCTCAAGCAAATCAAATGATGATCCTCACCGCTAATCGGAATATGAAAGGTGAGGATTCATTAGAACAAGTAATGCGTGAAGAAAATACACCAACTTCATTTCCTGTGATTACAATTGGGAATCTTGATCGCATTGACGAATATGATTATCGAGAACAATGTGTTGATCGTATAGTTGAGATTATCATAGATATTGATAATTATTTGGGAGTAGGTCGGCTTTTCATTCCATAAACATCATAAAACAGTCTCATTATTGCTTCAGTGTCAGATATCGGATATTCTCTGACTATCATTATGGTGTTTTTACAGGTTTGATATTTTTGGCTTTATAAAATGTTTCTAAACTATCAGTATCACCGACAAAACGCCAATGCCAAGGTTCATAACTCACGCCTTGAAGATTATTTTTAGGAAAGGAAATTTCAAAACTAAACTTAGCCGCATTGGCTTGTAACCACTGATAAGCTTTGGTATTATCAAAGTTGGCTTGGAGATTAGTTCCTGGGACTGTGCGATCGCCAACATCTACCGCATAACCTGT
The DNA window shown above is from Anabaena sp. WA102 and carries:
- a CDS encoding DUF5615 family PIN-like protein produces the protein MIFLVDYNLDGYAVVLLGILAKNGWLELLSIRFVTFREADLSMDSNDRAVWCYAQANQMMILTANRNMKGEDSLEQVMREENTPTSFPVITIGNLDRIDEYDYREQCVDRIVEIIIDIDNYLGVGRLFIP
- the hemW gene encoding radical SAM family heme chaperone HemW, with translation MIQKDVGWGIPSSAYVHIPFCRRRCFYCDFPVFVVGDRSRGENSGTIAEYVEVLCQEIRIAPIYGQPLETIFFGGGTPSLLSTAQLQSILTTLEQRFGIASKVEISMEIDPGTFDFAHIAGYRSLGVNRVSLGVQAFQEELLKTAGRSHSLVDIFTAIELIHKVEIPEFSLDLISGLPHQSLEQWQDSLTQAVAATPTHISIYDLTIEPGTAFNRYYKPGDHPLPTDETTVKMYQLGQKTLTDAGYEHYEISNYAQPGHQCQHNRVYWQNRPYYGFGMGAASYIYGKRFTRPRKTQEYYQWLKNGAVIDCEVTPKADVLLETLMLGLRLAEGISLNSLATNFGNHQVERIQSCLQPYFAQGWVKIVGDRLHFSDPDGFIFSNVMLAKLFEKLGESVTQP
- a CDS encoding DUF433 domain-containing protein codes for the protein MKTILSSEKAFIIRTERGLTIAGTRITLYDVIDLIKAQYPPKLIRDKFNLTDEQISAALSYIDTNHTQVEAEYQEVLQTREEIYQYWEERNREHFAKMAAKPQKPEKQALWAKLEEQKAQRTSIKP
- a CDS encoding S-(hydroxymethyl)glutathione dehydrogenase/class III alcohol dehydrogenase, with translation MEVKAAVAYTPGKPLTIETVQLAPPQAGEVLIEIKASGVCHTDAFTLSGDDPEGLFPAILGHEGAGIVIEVGADVKSLKPGDHVIPLYTPECRQCDYCLSFKTNLCQAIRGTQGQGLMPDGTSRFSIGGDRIHHYMGTSTFANYTVLPEIAVAKIREDAPFDKVCYIGCGVTTGIGAVIYTAKVEPGANVVVFGLGGIGLNVIQGARMVGANKIIGVDINPKKRELAEKFGMTHFVNPQEVAGDLVPYLVDLTKGGADYSFECIGNVNTMRQALECCHKGWGVSVIIGVAGAGKEISTRPFQLVTGRVWKGSAFGGARGRTDVPKIVDWYMDGKINIDDLITHVMPIERINDAFDLMHRGESIRSVVTF
- the rimM gene encoding ribosome maturation factor RimM (Essential for efficient processing of 16S rRNA), which encodes MNHEDAKNTKKKQGSREQGAGGKSQKSPVPSPQSPVPSPQSPIPNLDDWLEIGKIVSPQGLTGELRVYPNTDFPERFEEPGKRWLLRPGETELETVELLNGRYIENKNLYVIKLKGVSDRHQAENMRDCRFFVPVSDRPELAEGEFHVLDLLGLQVFMQSSGEFVGTVVDILPSGHDLLEVKFDPDFVTNHEEFKTDKEQKTVLIPFVMAIVPIVDLATRRVEITPPPGLLSVNN
- a CDS encoding valine--pyruvate transaminase; protein product: MKPALTKIGAQMSNLTGVRAIMKDINETLRASKGQELYNLSAGNPLILPEVEQLWRDCTADLLASSEYGEVVCRYGSSQGYSPLIEAIVQDFNQRYGLSLTERNILITAGSQTIYFYAANAFGGYTENGGLKEIVLPLSPDYTGYGGVCLFPEALVAYKPTLDIDAAAHRFKYRPDFNQLSITENTGCVIFSRPCNPTGNVLTNDEVNKITDLAAPHHVPVLIDSAYAPPFPALNFTEMTPVFGENILHCMSLSKAGLPGERIGVAIGDENLIQVLECFQTNVGIHSSRYGQAIAARAIESGTLANIAENVIRPFYQQKFDVLESTLEAAMPKNIPWFLHRGEGAIFGWLWLQDLPMTDWEFYQELKKVGVIVVPGSSFFPGLKEDWEHKHQCLRISLTGSDEEITIGMQRLAKVAERVYQVAAVSV
- a CDS encoding PIN/TRAM domain-containing protein; the protein is MLDVIIILSFILAAAGIGYFSTDLLPPGTLTGVTNLDALRLILAVFAAIIGGAVGVSFQTTYRRLESQVREMPLEVILTRAIGLVIGLLLANLMLAPLFLLPIPTDFGFIKPLVAVVGSIILSVTGMNLADTHGRGLLRLINPSTVESMVVEGTLKPANTKVLDTSCIIDGRIETLLETGFLEGLILVPQFVLQELQQVADASKDQKRVRGRRGLEILNRIRETYPERILINPVDYEDTSTVDAKLVRFAQEINGTLLTNDYNLSKVASVQKVPVLNVHDLVNAVRPTYLPGDNLDLKILKEGKEPTQGIGYLDDGTMVVVEEGRGYVGGELRVVVTSALQTSAGRMIFAKPQASALA